The Cryobacterium roopkundense sequence AAAGAGGGACTGCAGGTCGAGAAGGACGGCGACTGGATCGACGCGCCTCCGCTCGACGGCGCTTTCGTCGTGAATATTGGCGAACTGCTCGAGGTGGCAACGGATGGCTATCTCAAGGCCACTGTGCACCGCGTGATTTCCCCACTGATCGGTCAGGATCGCATCTCCATCCCGTTCTTCTTCGGGCCTGCCCTCGACGCCACCATTCCGTTGCTCGAACTGCCGGATTCCCTGCACGCGCCGGGAATCACCGTCGACCCTGAGAACCCGATCTTCACGACCTACGGCGAGAACGCGTTGAAGAGCAGACTGCGCGCGCATCCGGATGTCGCGGCCATCCACCACGCAGACCTGGTCTGATCGACCACCCGTCACATCGTCTGTGAAAAGAAGAAGTGCCACCCGAACCACCACCAGGCCGCGATCAGGCCGATGCGGATGGTGCGTGAGGCCATAGCGTCGGCGAGCATGTCAGACAGCGGCGCGACGACGTCGGGCTTGCGCCGCGCGTAGAGCTCCAGCAGCACCATGGAGCCCACGATGGCGAGGTAGCCTCCAATTGTGATGATCCGAGTCATGGTCGGCTCCAGAGGCGCAAGAGCCCGAGCCCGGCGAGCATCCAGCACCCCACGAAGAACGTCTGCCCCACCCAGGACTGCAGGAATGGGTCGAGCAGCACCGACACCGTGGGAAATGCCTGAAGAGCGATCGTCGCGGCCAGGGGGGAGGTTGCGCTGATGACCAAAGCGAGAGCCTCCCATACGCACAGAGAAATTGCCAGCAGTGCCCAGATCGTGGAGGACCGGCGCACGGCAGTGTCCGGTCGTACGTCGCGGACGCGCTGCGGATCCCAAGCCAGCAAGGTCACTCCCGCGCCGGCGATGATGACTCCGGCGAGGGCGAGCCATCCGTTGCGTGGTGTGACGACGAGGGTGACGCCGACGAGCGCGGCACAGGCCAGGATCACACCGCGCGGCACCGTGTGACGCCGGATGAAGGGTTCCACGAGGCTGCCTTTCACGAGGTCGACCACAACGAGGATCACCGCCACAGTGAACAGCACGCCGTCGATGCGGGCGCCACGCCACCATTGGAAGCCGGCCATGATCGCCAAGGCCAGCAACCAGAGCAGCGTGCTTCTTTTCCAGATGATTCTTCTCACGCGCACACAATAGACGGACTCGCTCATGCGCGCGATGGGTTGAATTCGCACATCATGGGCGGGATGGGTGCATACTCGGCGCCATGAAGAGTTGGACCGCGGTCGCCATCCTCGGCAGTGCCCAGTTCGTCATGGTGCTCGACAGCACGGTGATGAACGTTTCGATCTCGACGGTCGTCGCCGACCTCGACACCACCGTCGGAGCCATGCAGACGGCCATCACCTTTTACACCCTGACAATGGCGGCCATGATGCTGCTCGGCGCAAAACTCGGGGACGTGTGGGGGCGCAGGCGCGCCTTCGTCATTGGCGGGATCGTCTACGCATGCGGCTCCCTCACCACGGCGTTGAGTCCCAACATCGTCGTGCTCTTCATCGGCTGGTCCGTGATCGAGGGTCTCGGTGCCGTCTTGGTCATTCCCGCCATCGCGGCCCTGATCGCGAATAACTACACGGGTCGCGACCGTGCCACCGCCTACGCGGCCATCGGCGCGGTGTCCGGTGCCGCGGTGGCAGCCGGCCCGTTGATCGGTGGCTATGTCACCACGTACCTGAATTGGCGCTACGTGTTTGCCGGTGAGGTGGTCATCATGCTCGTCGTGCTCCTGCTGGCCGGCCGCATTAGCGACACGAGCAAGCCGCAGAGCATCAAGATCGACGTTGCGAGCGTGCTGCTCTCGGCCGCTGGCCTGGTGCTCATCGTCTACGGCATGCTGCAAAGCAAGACGTGGGGCTGGGTTTTGCCCAAGAGCGCGCCTGAAATCAACGGGGTTCCGATCGAACCTCTCGGCTTGTCGCTCGTGCCCTTCCTCATCATCGGGGGGGCCGCACTGATCTGGGCGTTCTTCGACCGGCAACGCCGGCTGGTCGCGAGTCATCGTCCACCCTTGCTTAACGTCGAGATGTTCTCCATCGTCCGGCTGCGCGCGGGACTCACCGTGTTGGCCTCGCAATACGCGATCACCGCGGGGCTCTTCTTCATCATCCCGGTGTACCTGCAGATGACGCTCGGGCTCAACGCCCTCGACACCGGGCTGAAAATCTTTCCCCTTTCAGTCGCCCTGATCCTCTTCTCAATCGTGG is a genomic window containing:
- a CDS encoding MFS transporter; amino-acid sequence: MKSWTAVAILGSAQFVMVLDSTVMNVSISTVVADLDTTVGAMQTAITFYTLTMAAMMLLGAKLGDVWGRRRAFVIGGIVYACGSLTTALSPNIVVLFIGWSVIEGLGAVLVIPAIAALIANNYTGRDRATAYAAIGAVSGAAVAAGPLIGGYVTTYLNWRYVFAGEVVIMLVVLLLAGRISDTSKPQSIKIDVASVLLSAAGLVLIVYGMLQSKTWGWVLPKSAPEINGVPIEPLGLSLVPFLIIGGAALIWAFFDRQRRLVASHRPPLLNVEMFSIVRLRAGLTVLASQYAITAGLFFIIPVYLQMTLGLNALDTGLKIFPLSVALILFSIVGTRLSTRFSPRRIVRIGQVILVVGSLALLGSVSLELKSALFGAGMFLAGAGLGLLASQLGNVNMSSVGEDETSEVGGLQGVFQNLGSSLGTALIGSVLIGALASSFVGAVDASDLPSSAKSQVNTASQSGIAIVPVTSVAGIGESAGLTADQSQELTTLYADSQVSSLRASFFALALFSIVALLFSRNLPVEAMGKKQKAQRRNQDDS
- a CDS encoding DUF6186 family protein — protein: MTRIITIGGYLAIVGSMVLLELYARRKPDVVAPLSDMLADAMASRTIRIGLIAAWWWFGWHFFFSQTM